From one Thermoplasmatales archaeon genomic stretch:
- a CDS encoding putative peptide-modifying radical SAM/SPASM domain-containing protein, which yields MLYIIIVTPICNMNCIYCGGSLHNMPDEISYGNDEIFDFIS from the coding sequence ATGCTTTACATAATAATAGTTACTCCTATTTGCAACATGAACTGCATATATTGCGGGGGAAGCTTGCATAACATGCCAGATGAAATAAGTTATGGAAATGATGAAATTTTTGATTTCATAAGCAA